The region CAGACCCTGACCCACATCCATGACGTCTTCACCCCCAAGTCGCTCCGTTCGGTCGTACCGAATGGTCGCCGTTCGGAACGGCGAAAAGAGGCGCGGTGCCTCTCACCCCGCCGATACCCGGAGTGCCCGGTTCAAATCCTTTATCGGAGCAGGTCGGCAGGTATTGCCTTTTCTTGGGAATTCTCTGGCCGGAAAAAGGGGCGCGGATCATTGTCGGTGGTGGACAATGCGCCTTTCCGGGGCGGCCGCGCACGGCGGAGGGCCCCGGTCGCCCGGGGCCCTCCGTGGTGCGTGTGCGGGGGTCAGGAGTCCTGGCCGGCCGACTGCCCCTCGCCGCGGTGCAGGTCCCAGCCGCTGATGCCGCGCCAGGCCAGCCGGGCCACCAGCAGTTCGGCGGCGTCCTTGGGAACCGAGCCCTGGGTGTTGATCCAGTACCGGGCGCTGGTCTCGGCCATGCCGACCAGCCCTATGCTCAGCAGGTGCGCCTCCTCGTCGGAGATGCTGGTGTCCTGCCGGATGACCTCGCCGATCAGCTCGGCGCAGCGCTGGAAGGTCTGCTCGCTCTTCTCGCGCACCGCCGGGAGATTGCGCAGGTCCGATTCGAAGACCAGGCGGAACGCCTCGCCGTCGCCGGCCACGAAGTCGAAATACGCGCGGAAACTCGCGATGACCCGCTGGCGGTTGTCGTCGGTGCTCTCCAGCGCCTCGCGCTGCTTTTCGACCAGCGCCTCGGAATGCTCTTCCAGGAGGGCGAGGTACAGCTCCAGCTTCCCCGGGAAGTGCTGGTAGAGGACCGGCTTGCTCACCCCCGCGCGCTCGGCGATCTCGTCCATCGCGGCCGCGTGGTACCCGCGGGCGACGAAGATCTCCTGCGCGGCGGCGAGGAGCTGTCGGCGGCGCCTGACCCGGGGCAGACGGGTGCCCCGGGAGCGGGCGTCTGAAGGAGCTGTCACACCCACACCCTCCGAACTCGGCATGGCAGATGCACGCCATCATCGGACATCTGCGTGGCTGGCGCCGTCGTGCGCGCGTCCCCGTCACAGGGTGCGCTCCACGGCGTTTTCCGCCATCTTACTCCTGCGTAAGTTACCTGTGACATAGGGATTCGTCCCGCGGAACGAGACGGCGCGGGCCGGGGGCCGCCGATCAGCGCCGGTCGTCGTCGTCGGCCCCGGCCTCGCGCAGCTGCTCCACGACGTCGGCCTCGTTCGCGTCCGGGAGCTCCCCGGCCCCGGCGCGCTCCAGCCAGTGCTCGTCGTCCTCCGCGTCGGAGGCGGCCAGACGCTGCTCGGCGGCGTCGGCCTCGGGGACCGCTGCGTCCGGGTCCTCCGCGGGTGCGGGACGTGTCCTCGGG is a window of Nocardiopsis changdeensis DNA encoding:
- a CDS encoding TetR/AcrR family transcriptional regulator, which produces MTAPSDARSRGTRLPRVRRRRQLLAAAQEIFVARGYHAAAMDEIAERAGVSKPVLYQHFPGKLELYLALLEEHSEALVEKQREALESTDDNRQRVIASFRAYFDFVAGDGEAFRLVFESDLRNLPAVREKSEQTFQRCAELIGEVIRQDTSISDEEAHLLSIGLVGMAETSARYWINTQGSVPKDAAELLVARLAWRGISGWDLHRGEGQSAGQDS